A genomic region of Haliotis asinina isolate JCU_RB_2024 chromosome 1, JCU_Hal_asi_v2, whole genome shotgun sequence contains the following coding sequences:
- the LOC137257549 gene encoding lysine-specific demethylase 2A-like isoform X1, which translates to MDTSKCVEGCGEDGELAGPAVFTKESDVCIDDEETRSEGDDYSRFIQTRAKERKHYTDEDIDDDEIEGKRNYNIEEKLLRSTYKGNYVQYMKGPEFTLKFVQENGLMRPILFKDKTGLGMRVPSENFKVSDVKQCVGSRRMLDVMDVNTQKGLEMTMKDWVRYYENIKRDRLLNVISLEFSHTRLENYVESPTLVRQVDWVDRVWPRHLKDCQTESTNIIEKMKYPKVQKYCLMSVAGCYTDFHIDFGGTSVWYHILHGEKIFWLIPPTEANVELYENWVLSAKQGDIFLPDQVSECQKIHLQAGDTFIIPSGWIHAVYTPRDSLVFGGNFLHSFNIIQQLRVADVEDKTHVPQKFRYPFYNEIMWYVLTRYVECVGKKSYLKKPDKVDLDEQPESPGSFFTSDDSRPPSRNPDSRPPSRNPEEHSPVDFSKLKLEKDEEQKLSKSVTIPLTRIDDSGIKKSQSDDESLRNSRSVRKLSTDSVHSENGFAENGDMDKRSGDGGRRWIHLTKFELEGLAKLVEKVESLPLNKRGVPKDLLDPDGVLRDIKQLLADHKYDNMKAAANGEPTCWVPETTKKVKKLKTTTTYVGGKTAKGSTASKVASGNRRRRTRCKKCEACTRSDCGECNFCKDMRKFGGPGRMKQSCISRKCMAPVLPHTVTCCICEKDGKMVSEDNPDEVETTVMECSLCWEIVHPACLKEKYDSLDNDGIVNEDLPNSWECAKCCNEGKQGQKPKTPKPVGRPKGLDSRRSSASSVGDLEVKEEVEMEVTLENNNTKMGPVKAVEGKRVTSKETPAAVKPAPSPTPTPAPRKLIKRETLVKKAIQHRVSQQRALKRDRLKHVRRLQSADTVKRVLPQVRATIIPKSPPHLMSRSSKRTLTDSSDDEDDDDDDDAPSRKRPRREGRMRVRNIIAASCIKLRPRFFRTAGRGQDRVVAQLQTSPAKRGCHGGGQGSSGHQNKSPKGKGSNRDRSNERSNPPSDRGEGQNPDQPAGFSGSRPRRGDGAGPVCDKELRVVINRYVVRPAPIPPPADTVELETGDVHVLKRQMWMTVFKKLDLGDLARCLCVCKTWNRWCINRCLWKEINLRQTRIRQCHLVGIVRRQPESLTLAQCVMTPKQLSWLVVRLPQLHHLDLSYLSWGTIGGLCSSSCPLLRSLSLNWAVGLSEDSFRDLVLPPADRKPALKVISRLHKVHTLSLAGTEVTDQSIEILLQHMPNVERLNLSYCVQLTNATVVALTKRDSPLMKKLKQIDLSGCLQITDHVFHFLKACSQLETVKFHGCPKVTRHACQKFVDSYICHQLSVQVDKMIITTPDTSDG; encoded by the exons ATGGATACATCGAAATGTGTGGAGGGATGTGGTGAGGATGGTGAGCTCGCGGGGCCGGCAGTATTCACCAAAGAGAGTGATGTCTGTATAGACGATGAAGAGACTAGGTCAGAGGGTGACGACTACAGTAGGTTTATTCAAACA AGAGCAAAAGAGAGGAAGCACTACACAGATGAagacattgatgatgatgagattGAGGGGAAGCGCAACTACAACATCGAGGAGAAACTCCTGCGCAGCACTTACAAGGGAAACTATGTCCAATACATGAAAGGACCCG AATTCACCCTGAAGTTTGTCCAGGAGAATGGTCTGATGCGCCCAATACTCTTCAAGGACAAGACAGGGCTTGGAATGAG GGTTCCGAGTGAAAACTTCAAGGTCagcgatgtgaaacagtgtgttG GAAGTCGACGGATGCTGGACGTGATGGACGTGAACACCCAGAAAGGCCTAGAGATGACAATGAAGGACTGGGTGCGGTACTACGAGAACATCAAGCGAGACCGCCTCCTCAACGTCATCAGTCTGGAGTTCAGCCACACACGTCTGGAGAACTATGTCGAGTCCCCAACACTG GTCCGGCAGGTTGACTGGGTGGACAGGGTGTGGCCTAGGCATCTCAAGGACTGCCAGACAGAGTCCACCAACATCATAGAGAAGATGAAGTACCCCAAAGTCCAGAA GTACTGCCTGATGAGTGTGGCGGGGTGCTACACAGACTTCCACATCGACTTTGGGGGCACATCCGTGTGGTACCACATCCTCCACGGGGAGAAGATATTCTGGCTCATCCCCCCTACAGAGGCAAATGTTGAGCTGTACGAAAACTGGGTGCTGTCAGCTAAACAAGGAGACATATTCCTCCCGGACCAGGTGTCGGAGTGTCAGAAGATCCATCTTCAGGCCGGCGATACATTCATCATTCCTTCAG GATGGATCCATGCTGTGTACACTCCGCGGGACTCTCTGGTGTTTGGAGGTAACTTCCTCCACAGCTTCAACATCATCCAGCAGTTGCGAGTGGCTGACGTCGAAGATAAAACACAT GTTCCTCAGAAATTCCGATACCCATTTTACAATGAGATCATGTGGTACGTACTGACTCGTTATGTGGAATGTGTGGGCAAGAAGTCGTACCTGAAGAAACCTGACAAGGTGGACCTTGATGAGCAGCCAGAATCTCCAGGATCTTTCTTCACCAGCGATGATTCTCGGCCACCTTCTCGGAACCCCGACTCACGCCCACCTTCCCGGAACCCAGAGGAACATTCACCGGTTGATTTCTCCAAGCTAAAGCTTGAGAAAGATGAAGAACAGAAACTATCCAAGAGTGTTACTATCCCCCTGACAAGAATTGATGATTCTGGCATCAAGAAATCACAAAGTGATGATGAATCGTTGCGGAATTCCAGATCTGTTCGGAAATTGTCCACTGATTCAGTACATTCAGAAAATGGTTTCGCTGAAAATGGCGACATGGACAAGAGGAGTGGGGACGGTGGGCGACGTTGGATACATTTGACCAAGTTTGAGTTGGAAGGACTTGCTAAGCTGGTAGAGAAGGTGGAGAGTTTACCACTCAACAAGCGTGGTGTACCCAAAGATCTCCTGGATCCTGACGGTGTGTTGAGAGATATCAAG CAACTTCTGGCAGATCACAAATATGATAACATGAAGGCGGCAGCAAACGGAGAGCCAACGTGCTGGGTGCCAGAAACAACCAAG AAAGTGAAGAAATTGAAAACAACAACGACATACGTTGGAGGAAAGACAGCAAAAGGCAGCACAGCCAGCAAAGTGGCATCTGGTAACCGGCGGCGACGGACACGGTGCAAAAAGTGCGAGGCGTGTACAAGGTCCGACTGCGGGGAGTGTAACTTCTGTAAAGACATGCGCAAGTTTGGGGGCCCAGGCCGGATGAAACAGTCCTGCATCAGCAGGAAGTGTATGGCT CCTGTCTTGCCGCACACTGTCACCTGCTGTATCTGTGAGAAGGATGGCAAAATGGTGAGTGAAGACAACCCAGACGAAGTAGAGACAACTGTCATGGAGTGCAGCCTCTGCTGGGAGATCGTCCATCCAGCCTGTCTCAAGGAGAAGTACGACTCTCTTGACAATGATGGCATCGTCAACGAAGACCTCCCGAACAGCTGGGAGTGCGCCAAATGTTGTAACGAAGGAAAACAGGGGCAGAAG CCTAAAACACCTAAACCAGTTGGGCGACCTAAAGGACTTGACAGCAGAAGGTCGTCTGCCAGCAGCGTGGGTGACCTTGAAGTGAAGGAGGAAGTTGAGATGGAGGTGACCTTggaaaacaacaacaccaaGATGGGCCCAGTGAAAGCTGTGGAAGGGAAGAGGGTTACATCAAAAGAAACACCAGCAGCCGTGAAACCTGCACCGTCGCCTACTCCCACCCCAGCACCACGAAAACTCATTAAGCGAGAAACACTTGTCAAAAAAGCAATCCAACATCGAGTTAGCCAACAGAGAGCATTGAAGAGAGACAGACTAAAACATGTGAGACGTCTGCAATCAGCCGACACAGTCAAG AGAGTCCTGCCACAAGTTCGTGCCACCATCATCCCAAAGTCCCCACCACACTTGATGAGTCGCAGTAGCAAACGGACGTTAACAGACAGCAGCGacgatgaggatgatgatgacgatgacgatgcaCCCAGTAGAAAACGTCCCCGCCGTGAG GGCCGCATGCGAGTTCGAAACATCATAGCAGCCTCCTGCATCAAACTACGGCCTCGCTTCTTCAGGACAGCTGGTCGTGGACAGGACAGAGTTGTGGCTCAACTCCAAACATCACCAGCAAAGCGAGGCTGTCATGGTGGAGGTCAAGGGTCAAGTGGTCATCAGAACAAATCGCCAAAGGGAAAAGGTTCAAACAGGGATCGATCTAATGAAAGGTCAAATCCCCCATCCGACAGAGGTGAAGGGCAGAATCCTGATCAACCAGCAGGGTTTTCCGGGTCGAGGCCAAGACGTGGTGATGGAGCAGGTCCTGTGTGTGATAAAGAATTACGGGTAGTGATTAACAGATATGTTGTTCGTCCGGCACCAATCCCACCTCCAGCTGATACAGTGGAATTGGAAACAGGggacgtccatgtcctcaagcgtCAGATGTGGATGACTGTGTTTAAAAAACTGGACTTGGGCGACTTGGCtcggtgtttgtgtgtgtgtaagacTTGGAATAGGTGGTGCATCAACCGTTGTCTTTGGAAGGAGATCAATCTGCGACAGACAAGAATCAGACAGTGCCACCTGGTGGGGATTGTTCGACGACAGCCGGAATCTCTGACCCTGGCACAGTGTGTCATGACCCCAAAACAGCTTTCCTGGCTCGTGGTTCGTCTGCCTCAGCTCCACCATCTTGACTTGTCATATTTGTCGTGGGGAACTATTGGCGGTCTCTGCTCTTCTTCATGCCCCCTACTGCGATCCCTCTCCCTCAACTGGGCTGTCGGACTCAGTGAGGACTCCTTCCGCGACCTTGTCCTTCCTCCAGCAGACAGGAAGCCAGCTCTCAAGGTCATAAGTCGCCTCCACAAGGTTCACACGCTGTCATTGGCTGGAACCGAGGTTACTGACCAATCAATAGAGATTCTGTTGCAGCACATGCCCAATGTCGAGAGGCTGAACTTGAGCTACTGTGTCCAGCTGACAAATGCAACTGTGGTGGCGCTGACTAAGAGAGACAGCCCTTTGATGAAGAAACTGAAGCAGATAGATCTCTCAGGATGTTTACAGATCACCGATCATGTCTTTCACTTCCTGAAAGCTTGTTCCCAGCTGGAGACGGTCAAGTTCCATGGCTGTCCAAAAGTCACACGGCATGCTTGTCAGAAGTTTGTGGATTCCTACATCTGCCATCAGCTCTCCGTACAAGTGGATAAGATGATCATCACCACACCAGACACAAGTGATGGCTAG
- the LOC137257549 gene encoding lysine-specific demethylase 2A-like isoform X2, which translates to MSETTDNGRRLRAKERKHYTDEDIDDDEIEGKRNYNIEEKLLRSTYKGNYVQYMKGPEFTLKFVQENGLMRPILFKDKTGLGMRVPSENFKVSDVKQCVGSRRMLDVMDVNTQKGLEMTMKDWVRYYENIKRDRLLNVISLEFSHTRLENYVESPTLVRQVDWVDRVWPRHLKDCQTESTNIIEKMKYPKVQKYCLMSVAGCYTDFHIDFGGTSVWYHILHGEKIFWLIPPTEANVELYENWVLSAKQGDIFLPDQVSECQKIHLQAGDTFIIPSGWIHAVYTPRDSLVFGGNFLHSFNIIQQLRVADVEDKTHVPQKFRYPFYNEIMWYVLTRYVECVGKKSYLKKPDKVDLDEQPESPGSFFTSDDSRPPSRNPDSRPPSRNPEEHSPVDFSKLKLEKDEEQKLSKSVTIPLTRIDDSGIKKSQSDDESLRNSRSVRKLSTDSVHSENGFAENGDMDKRSGDGGRRWIHLTKFELEGLAKLVEKVESLPLNKRGVPKDLLDPDGVLRDIKQLLADHKYDNMKAAANGEPTCWVPETTKKVKKLKTTTTYVGGKTAKGSTASKVASGNRRRRTRCKKCEACTRSDCGECNFCKDMRKFGGPGRMKQSCISRKCMAPVLPHTVTCCICEKDGKMVSEDNPDEVETTVMECSLCWEIVHPACLKEKYDSLDNDGIVNEDLPNSWECAKCCNEGKQGQKPKTPKPVGRPKGLDSRRSSASSVGDLEVKEEVEMEVTLENNNTKMGPVKAVEGKRVTSKETPAAVKPAPSPTPTPAPRKLIKRETLVKKAIQHRVSQQRALKRDRLKHVRRLQSADTVKRVLPQVRATIIPKSPPHLMSRSSKRTLTDSSDDEDDDDDDDAPSRKRPRREGRMRVRNIIAASCIKLRPRFFRTAGRGQDRVVAQLQTSPAKRGCHGGGQGSSGHQNKSPKGKGSNRDRSNERSNPPSDRGEGQNPDQPAGFSGSRPRRGDGAGPVCDKELRVVINRYVVRPAPIPPPADTVELETGDVHVLKRQMWMTVFKKLDLGDLARCLCVCKTWNRWCINRCLWKEINLRQTRIRQCHLVGIVRRQPESLTLAQCVMTPKQLSWLVVRLPQLHHLDLSYLSWGTIGGLCSSSCPLLRSLSLNWAVGLSEDSFRDLVLPPADRKPALKVISRLHKVHTLSLAGTEVTDQSIEILLQHMPNVERLNLSYCVQLTNATVVALTKRDSPLMKKLKQIDLSGCLQITDHVFHFLKACSQLETVKFHGCPKVTRHACQKFVDSYICHQLSVQVDKMIITTPDTSDG; encoded by the exons AGAGCAAAAGAGAGGAAGCACTACACAGATGAagacattgatgatgatgagattGAGGGGAAGCGCAACTACAACATCGAGGAGAAACTCCTGCGCAGCACTTACAAGGGAAACTATGTCCAATACATGAAAGGACCCG AATTCACCCTGAAGTTTGTCCAGGAGAATGGTCTGATGCGCCCAATACTCTTCAAGGACAAGACAGGGCTTGGAATGAG GGTTCCGAGTGAAAACTTCAAGGTCagcgatgtgaaacagtgtgttG GAAGTCGACGGATGCTGGACGTGATGGACGTGAACACCCAGAAAGGCCTAGAGATGACAATGAAGGACTGGGTGCGGTACTACGAGAACATCAAGCGAGACCGCCTCCTCAACGTCATCAGTCTGGAGTTCAGCCACACACGTCTGGAGAACTATGTCGAGTCCCCAACACTG GTCCGGCAGGTTGACTGGGTGGACAGGGTGTGGCCTAGGCATCTCAAGGACTGCCAGACAGAGTCCACCAACATCATAGAGAAGATGAAGTACCCCAAAGTCCAGAA GTACTGCCTGATGAGTGTGGCGGGGTGCTACACAGACTTCCACATCGACTTTGGGGGCACATCCGTGTGGTACCACATCCTCCACGGGGAGAAGATATTCTGGCTCATCCCCCCTACAGAGGCAAATGTTGAGCTGTACGAAAACTGGGTGCTGTCAGCTAAACAAGGAGACATATTCCTCCCGGACCAGGTGTCGGAGTGTCAGAAGATCCATCTTCAGGCCGGCGATACATTCATCATTCCTTCAG GATGGATCCATGCTGTGTACACTCCGCGGGACTCTCTGGTGTTTGGAGGTAACTTCCTCCACAGCTTCAACATCATCCAGCAGTTGCGAGTGGCTGACGTCGAAGATAAAACACAT GTTCCTCAGAAATTCCGATACCCATTTTACAATGAGATCATGTGGTACGTACTGACTCGTTATGTGGAATGTGTGGGCAAGAAGTCGTACCTGAAGAAACCTGACAAGGTGGACCTTGATGAGCAGCCAGAATCTCCAGGATCTTTCTTCACCAGCGATGATTCTCGGCCACCTTCTCGGAACCCCGACTCACGCCCACCTTCCCGGAACCCAGAGGAACATTCACCGGTTGATTTCTCCAAGCTAAAGCTTGAGAAAGATGAAGAACAGAAACTATCCAAGAGTGTTACTATCCCCCTGACAAGAATTGATGATTCTGGCATCAAGAAATCACAAAGTGATGATGAATCGTTGCGGAATTCCAGATCTGTTCGGAAATTGTCCACTGATTCAGTACATTCAGAAAATGGTTTCGCTGAAAATGGCGACATGGACAAGAGGAGTGGGGACGGTGGGCGACGTTGGATACATTTGACCAAGTTTGAGTTGGAAGGACTTGCTAAGCTGGTAGAGAAGGTGGAGAGTTTACCACTCAACAAGCGTGGTGTACCCAAAGATCTCCTGGATCCTGACGGTGTGTTGAGAGATATCAAG CAACTTCTGGCAGATCACAAATATGATAACATGAAGGCGGCAGCAAACGGAGAGCCAACGTGCTGGGTGCCAGAAACAACCAAG AAAGTGAAGAAATTGAAAACAACAACGACATACGTTGGAGGAAAGACAGCAAAAGGCAGCACAGCCAGCAAAGTGGCATCTGGTAACCGGCGGCGACGGACACGGTGCAAAAAGTGCGAGGCGTGTACAAGGTCCGACTGCGGGGAGTGTAACTTCTGTAAAGACATGCGCAAGTTTGGGGGCCCAGGCCGGATGAAACAGTCCTGCATCAGCAGGAAGTGTATGGCT CCTGTCTTGCCGCACACTGTCACCTGCTGTATCTGTGAGAAGGATGGCAAAATGGTGAGTGAAGACAACCCAGACGAAGTAGAGACAACTGTCATGGAGTGCAGCCTCTGCTGGGAGATCGTCCATCCAGCCTGTCTCAAGGAGAAGTACGACTCTCTTGACAATGATGGCATCGTCAACGAAGACCTCCCGAACAGCTGGGAGTGCGCCAAATGTTGTAACGAAGGAAAACAGGGGCAGAAG CCTAAAACACCTAAACCAGTTGGGCGACCTAAAGGACTTGACAGCAGAAGGTCGTCTGCCAGCAGCGTGGGTGACCTTGAAGTGAAGGAGGAAGTTGAGATGGAGGTGACCTTggaaaacaacaacaccaaGATGGGCCCAGTGAAAGCTGTGGAAGGGAAGAGGGTTACATCAAAAGAAACACCAGCAGCCGTGAAACCTGCACCGTCGCCTACTCCCACCCCAGCACCACGAAAACTCATTAAGCGAGAAACACTTGTCAAAAAAGCAATCCAACATCGAGTTAGCCAACAGAGAGCATTGAAGAGAGACAGACTAAAACATGTGAGACGTCTGCAATCAGCCGACACAGTCAAG AGAGTCCTGCCACAAGTTCGTGCCACCATCATCCCAAAGTCCCCACCACACTTGATGAGTCGCAGTAGCAAACGGACGTTAACAGACAGCAGCGacgatgaggatgatgatgacgatgacgatgcaCCCAGTAGAAAACGTCCCCGCCGTGAG GGCCGCATGCGAGTTCGAAACATCATAGCAGCCTCCTGCATCAAACTACGGCCTCGCTTCTTCAGGACAGCTGGTCGTGGACAGGACAGAGTTGTGGCTCAACTCCAAACATCACCAGCAAAGCGAGGCTGTCATGGTGGAGGTCAAGGGTCAAGTGGTCATCAGAACAAATCGCCAAAGGGAAAAGGTTCAAACAGGGATCGATCTAATGAAAGGTCAAATCCCCCATCCGACAGAGGTGAAGGGCAGAATCCTGATCAACCAGCAGGGTTTTCCGGGTCGAGGCCAAGACGTGGTGATGGAGCAGGTCCTGTGTGTGATAAAGAATTACGGGTAGTGATTAACAGATATGTTGTTCGTCCGGCACCAATCCCACCTCCAGCTGATACAGTGGAATTGGAAACAGGggacgtccatgtcctcaagcgtCAGATGTGGATGACTGTGTTTAAAAAACTGGACTTGGGCGACTTGGCtcggtgtttgtgtgtgtgtaagacTTGGAATAGGTGGTGCATCAACCGTTGTCTTTGGAAGGAGATCAATCTGCGACAGACAAGAATCAGACAGTGCCACCTGGTGGGGATTGTTCGACGACAGCCGGAATCTCTGACCCTGGCACAGTGTGTCATGACCCCAAAACAGCTTTCCTGGCTCGTGGTTCGTCTGCCTCAGCTCCACCATCTTGACTTGTCATATTTGTCGTGGGGAACTATTGGCGGTCTCTGCTCTTCTTCATGCCCCCTACTGCGATCCCTCTCCCTCAACTGGGCTGTCGGACTCAGTGAGGACTCCTTCCGCGACCTTGTCCTTCCTCCAGCAGACAGGAAGCCAGCTCTCAAGGTCATAAGTCGCCTCCACAAGGTTCACACGCTGTCATTGGCTGGAACCGAGGTTACTGACCAATCAATAGAGATTCTGTTGCAGCACATGCCCAATGTCGAGAGGCTGAACTTGAGCTACTGTGTCCAGCTGACAAATGCAACTGTGGTGGCGCTGACTAAGAGAGACAGCCCTTTGATGAAGAAACTGAAGCAGATAGATCTCTCAGGATGTTTACAGATCACCGATCATGTCTTTCACTTCCTGAAAGCTTGTTCCCAGCTGGAGACGGTCAAGTTCCATGGCTGTCCAAAAGTCACACGGCATGCTTGTCAGAAGTTTGTGGATTCCTACATCTGCCATCAGCTCTCCGTACAAGTGGATAAGATGATCATCACCACACCAGACACAAGTGATGGCTAG
- the LOC137257577 gene encoding uncharacterized protein, protein MSHSFDDNQSFGYSDNILPRVERSQTAWVQQKPHRGRQNNPLHVRDNHESPELVCENISPFPDHTVVIPQDRIAADSGHDSLSETLTRLPSARNQSRRLNSSKDNVQRFKHNAAFYSERGRRENTLVPSPPDKGPRSAFTQPLQTSQPNSGQLMYCRGESVIKHDVLLRRRPSVSHDVENRTYSPMPRIPKQRCLVPRLNLPPDLGLSRENTLVENSWRSGVQATPTTPEHTRPSFCATPRDNFLMKPKELSDPLDYIQPQQVQERKYSILPSIGTPQQRSKGKRSKPQHLNQLDYTRDQYESNAEFFSDYNTNMDSPEVISHISPIPLPPIQVSSGRTDCRETPTKKHSAASGHGDREELVLSSEISFSERLITETSPPVSK, encoded by the coding sequence ATGAGTCATAGTTTTGATGACAACCAGAGTTTTGGTTACTCGGACAACATCCTGCCCAGAGTGGAACGCTCACAGACTGCATGGGTTCAACAGAAACCACACAGAGGCAGACAGAACAATCCTCTCCATGTCAGAGACAATCATGAAAGTCCAGAACttgtttgtgaaaacatttcCCCATTCCCTGACCACACTGTGGTCATACCACAGGACAGGATAGCAGCTGATTCTGGCCATGACAGTCTTTCTGAAACATTAACCCGACTTCCAAGTGCAAGAAATCAAAGCAGAAGATTGAATAGCTCAAAAGATAACGTGCAAAGATTCAAACACAATGCTGCCTTCTATAGTGAAAGAGGCAGGAGGGAGAATACCCTTGTCCCATCACCTCCAGACAAGGGCCCACGATCTGCCTTCACCCAGCCGTTACAAACGTCACAGCCCAACAGTGGTCAGCTGATGTATTGTAGAGGTGAATCAGTGATTAAACATGATGTCTTATTGAGGAGAAGGCCATCAGTAAGTCACGACGTGGAGAACAGAACATACTCTCCCATGCCACGAATCCCAAAGCAGCGGTGCTTGGTGCCCAGACTCAACCTTCCTCCAGATCTGGGACTAAGCAGAGAAAACACACTTGTGGAGAATTCTTGGCGATCAGGTGTTCAAGCAACCCCAACAACACCAGAACATACTCGGCCATCATTCTGTGCAACTCCGAGAGACAATTTCTTAATGAAACCAAAGGAACTATCTGACCCTCTTGACTACATCCAACCACAGCAGGTTCAAGAAAGGAAATACTCCATTCTGCCTTCCATTGGGACTCCACAACAAAGAAGCAAAGGTAAGAGAAGTAAGCCTCAACACCTCAACCAACTGGACTACACACGGGATCAGTATGAATCGAATGCAGAATTCTTCTCTGATTACAACACAAACATGGATTCCCCCGAAGTTATTTCCCATATAAGTCCGATTCCCTTACCGCCAATACAAGTTAGTTCTGGTCGTACTGACTGCAGAGAAACACCAACTAAAAAACATTCAGCAGCCAGTGGTCATGGAGACAGGGAGGAGCTAGTGTTGTCATCGGAGATATCGTTTTCAGAACGGCTCATCACAGAAACAAGTCCTCCGGTCTCTAAGTGA